The Devosia sp. 1566 sequence GAAGGGGGCAAGCCTGAAGGCGGCGCCCGGGGCGTCCAGCCGGAATGGTTCTACAAGGGCAATGGCACGACCGTGGTCAATCCCGGTCACCCCATTCCGTCCCCGTCCTTTGCCCGCGATGCTGGCGAAGAGCCCGAGATCGCCGGCATCTACCTGATCGACGCCAATGGCCAGCCCCGCCGCCTCGGTTTCGCGCTGGCCAATGAATTTTCGGATCATGTGACGGAACGGGTCAACTATCTCTATCTCGCCCATTCCAAGCTGCGAGCCTGCGCCTTTGGTCCCGAGCTGCGGGTGGGTGATCTACCCGACCATATCGAAGGCATGTCGCGCATTTATCGCGATGGTGCGGTGATCTGGGAAAAGCCGTTCCTGTCGGGCGAGGCCAATATGAGCCACACCATCGCCAATCTGGAATATCACCACTTCAAATATGGCCTGTTCCGCCAGCCTGGCGACGTGCATGTGCATATGTTCGGCACGGCGACGCTCAGCTTTGCGGACAACATCGTCACTCAGCACAATGACGTATTCGAGATCGAGGAAAGCCAGTTCGGCGCTCCCCTGCGCAATCCCGTCCGGATCGAGGACGAGCATCCGCTGATCATCGGCGATCTCTACTAGGGGGAGCCGCTCAATTCAAATCGCGTGCATGAGCCTTGAGATCAGCAAGGCTCAGCCCGTCCAGCACCGCTTCATTGGTTGAGTGCATGAAGACGCGGGGCGCCTGCCCTGCTTCCAGCGCCTGTGCCCACCGCTCGGCCAGAAGGCACCAGCGGTCTCCCGCCTTGAGGCCGGGAAAGCCCCATTCGGGGCGGGGCGTGGACAGATCATTGCCCGCGCCTTTGGAGTAGGCGAGAAAGGCTTCGCTCGCCTCGATGCAGACCAGATGCCGGGCCACGCCGTCTGGGCCCGCGGCACAATAGCCGCTGCGGAAGAACCCCGTCAGCGGACTGGTGGAGCAGGGCTCGAGCGGTTCGCCGAGCACATTGCGCTCCCCCGCCCCTTCACCGAAATTGCGCGCGTTCACTGCGCCTGGCCTTCGTCCAGCTTTTGCAGCACCTCTTTGACCTTGGAATTGATCTGGTCAAGCGAATAAGGCTTGGGCAGGAACTCGACGCTCTGGTCATCCTCGATATCGCGGCGCACGCTTTCCTCGGCATAACCCGACACAAAGATCACCTTGAGCCGCGGCATGGTCTTGCGCACATGCTTGAGCAGCGTCGGCCCATCCATCTCGGGCATCACCACGTCCGAAATCATCAGATCGATCTTGAACTCGAGCTCTTCGAGCACTTCAAGGGCTTCTTCGCCGCCATCGGCCTCGAACACCTCGTAGCCGGTCGCTCGCAATGCGCGCGCGGAGAATGCCCGCACGCTTTCCTCGTCCTCAACCAACAGGATACGCTCTTCGCCGGTCAGGTCCCGCACCGGCGCCGCCGCCGCGGCCACCTTCGCCGTTGCCTCGATCTCGGAGGGCACATAGCGCGGCAGGAAGATTTTGAACGTGGTGCCAACCCCGACGGTCGAGACCGGATAGATGTAACCTTCGGTCTGCTTGATAATGCCGTAGACCGTCGACAACCCCAGCCCCGTGCCCTTGCCCAGCTCCTTGGTGGTGAAAAAGGGCTCGAAGATCTTGGTGAGCACTTCCTGGGTCATCCCGGTGCCGGTGTCCTGCACTTCGATCAACACATAATCGGCCGCCACCATGCCATCGAACTGCATGGCCTCGGCCTCGGCGCGGCTGACATTGCTGGTGCGAATGGTGATCGAACCACCATCGGGCATGGCGTCGCGCGCATTGACCACAAGGTTGATCACCACCTGTTCGAGCTGGACGACATCGGCGCGCACCGGCCAGATATTGCGGCCGTGATCAACGCCCAGCGTGTTCTTGTCCCCGATCATCCGCTTGAGCAGCACGGTCAGATCGTCAACAATCAGCGGCAGCTCAAGCACTTGCGGCCGCAGAGTTTGCCGTCGCGAGAACGCCAGCAACTGCCGTGTCAGCCCCGCTGCACGGTTGGCGTTCTGCTTGATCTGCATCAGTTCGCTGAACGATGGATCGCCCGGCTTATGCTTGAGCAGCAGCAGATCGGAAAAGCCGATGATTGCGGTCAGCAAGTTGTTGAAATCATGCGCAACGCCGCCGGCGAGCTGTCCCACGGCCTGCATCTTCTGGCTTTGGGCAAACTGCGCCTCAAGCTTGCGCTGGTCGGTCATGTCGAGGGCATAGACATTGACCTGCTCGGGCGAGCCCGACAGGGTTTCAGAGCCCGATAGATAAAGCCGCACGGCGTGCTCGCCTTCCGCGCTCAGCAACGCATCCACCGGCTCCACTGCCGAGCGATGCGCCGAAGCATCGGCGATGGCGCGCGCAAAACGGTCGCGGCTGCCTTGGCCGATCAGGTCGATCAGCGGCTGCATTTCAAGGCTCTTTTCCTCACCCGACCAATGGAAGATGCGCCCAAATGGGGCATTGGTGCGGATAATCCGCCCTTCGCTGTCGAGCGTCGCGATTGCAAATGGCGTATCGTTGAAAAAGCGCGAGAACCGGATTTCCGCCGCCCGCAACGCTTCCTCGGTATCGGGCGCGCTGGTCATGTCGAGCACCAGGGTGCGCGTTTCGCCCAGTTCACCGTCGGCCATGCGAGCCGCGCGATGCAGGAGACGCACCGGCAATGTTGTGCCGTTGCGGCGCACCAGGTCGATATCGATGATCTCGGTGCGGATTTCCCCGTCACCGCGACCACGCATCAACAACGTCGCGCCATCGCCATGCACCACGTCGCGCAGACTGAGCTGGCCGGCATTGAATTCAGCCAGATCGTAACCCAGCCAGTCGGCAAGGGTTGAGTTCAGATACTGGATCCGCCCACGCGCATCAGCCGAGAAAAAGCCCGCCGGCGAATGATCGAGATAATCGATCGCGCGCTGCAGATCGCGGAAAGCGCTTTCATTATTGTCGCGGTCGCGGGTGATGTCCTCGACCGTCCAGATCACCTTGGGCTTGGATTCGCCTTCGGTGACCGGCAATGGCCGCACTCCAACCCGGTACCAGAAGGCGCGATTGCTTTCGGCCTGGGACCCCCCCAGCCCCCCGATCAGGCGGATATCCTCCACCGCGCTGCGCCCGTCCTTGGCCGCGCGCGACAGGCGGTAAATCGCTTCGCTGGCATCGGATTGTCCGGCAAACAAGCGCGGCACGCCCACCGGAACCCCATTGTTGAGCGCCCCCGCAAAGCTGCCATAGTGCGCATTCACATAGGAAATGCGCCCATCCCGATCCGCCACCACCGCGCCAAAGGGCAGGCTGTCGACGATCGCGTGGGACGTGGTGCGCCGCTCCTCATTACCGGCAAAGCGGAACAGGCCCGCAGCCAGTCCAAACAGGCAGAACACGCCGACCACTGCCAGCATGCCCACAAAGGTCATCACCAGATCAAGCGGCACGTGATCACCGAACATCGCGTAGCCCACCGCCAGCGCCACCAGCGCCAGTCCCAGTGCCACAACGCGCCAGAGCCCGTATCCGCCCCGCCCCGAATCCACCAGCGGCTCGGGATAATTGTCATCCCGGATCGGCGTGACGGCCATGTTCAAGCTCCTAGGTCTTCGGTCGCAAGGCTTTCGGACCGCTTCGCATGGTCTGGCACAGAGCCAGCTTACCAAGGCAATGCTTGGCTTTCGTTCGCAACGCAAGCGCGTACACCATCTGGCCGCCCGAATCAGGTGCCCAGAAAGGTTTAGCAAATGGTCTGCCGCGGGGGGAGATATTGCTTGTTATCAACAGGCTTGCCAGCCTCAGCGTGTTGGCCGCCACCCTGTGCTGGGGCGCAATCGCATCACGAAGCCGATCACCTCCGCGACGGCCTTGAAGTGCTCGGCCGGAATGGGCTCATCGACTTCGACGCTCGCGAACAATGCCCGAGCTAGCGGCGGGTTCTCTACAATCGGCACATTGTGCTCGCCGGCCAGCGTGCGGATGCGCAGGGCCACCGCGTCAGCGCCCTTGGCAACGCAAAGCGGCGCTCGCATCGAGCGATCATATTTCAGCGCTACTGCAAAGTGCGTCGGATTGGTGACCACCACCGTGGCGTCAGGCACCGCGGCCATCATGCGCTTGCGCGAGCGCTCCTGGCGCAGTTGGCGGATGCGGCCCTTGACGTGCGGGTCGCCTTCCATCTGCTTGTATTCGTCCTTGGTTTCCTGGAGCGTCATCATCTGGCGCGTCCACCATTTGCGGCGCACATAAACATAATCCGCCATGGCGATCAGCGTCACTACGGCCAGCGTCGCACCGAACACCTTGAGCCCGATATCCTGGAAGAATTGCAGGATCAGCAGCGGGTCGGCCGTCATCATCGTGTCGAGCCGGTCGCGCTCGGGCCAAACGACACCCACCAGCACCGCTCCCACCAGTCCCAGCTTGACCAGCCCCTTGAGGAAGTTGACCAGCGCTTCCCCCGAAAACAGCCGCTTGAACCCCGCCAGCGGCGAAATCTTGGACAGTTTGGGCGTGATTGGCTCGGCCGAAAACAGGAACCGATGCTGCACCAGATTGGCCACAACAGCGCAGAACGACAAGATCAGCAGCGGCACCATGATCGTGCCGACAAGCGCCAGCGCCAGCCCGTTGAAGAACGAGCCGAATGCGGGACCACCCAGCTCGTACCGATCGGCATTGGTGAGCAGCGTTTTGAGCGACCCCATCAAGCTGGCGCTGGTGGATGGCCCAAGCAGCGCAAACACCGCCGCCGAGCCCGCCAGCATGAACCAGGTGGTCACCTCCTGGCTCTTGGCCACGTCACCCTTTTTGTGCGCGTCCTCGAGCTTTTTGGCGGAAGGGTCTTCGGTTTTGCTGGATTTTTCGGGCGCCTCGTCCGACATCTGCCCGGCCCTAGCCCCGCCACATCGCCAGATGCTGCTCGAAGGCGCTGATATACCAGCCCATCATCATGGTCAGCAGCAAGGCAAAGAGGATCAATCCGACCATCACATTGGCGGGCATCAATACGAAAAACACCTGCAGCGCCGGCATCAAGCGCGCCAGGATCCCCGCCCCCAGGTTGAACACGAGCCCAAATACAATAAACGGCGCCGACATCTGCACCCCGACCGTGAACGCCCCGCTCACCGTGCGGATCGCCAGTTGCGCCGCATCCTCCCACATCAGCGGATCGGTCGGGCTGAACAGGGTGTAGCTGTCATAGGTCGCGGCCAGCGCCACATGATGCAAATCGGTGGCAAAGATCAGCGCCACGCCCACAAAAGAGAGAAAGGTGCCGAACACCGCGCCCTGGATGCCGCCCTGGGTAGGGTCGGCCGTCTGCGCCATGCTCATACCGGCATTGAAAGCCACGATCGCGCCCGCCACCTGCGTCGCCATCACCGTGATCCGGGCGATCGCGCCCAGGATAAGCCCAACCGCCAGTTCATGAAACAGCAACGGCACGATGCCCATGATCCCTGTCGGCAGCGGCGGCATCTGCCCGGCCAGGAGCGGGTACAGCACCAGCGTAAACGCCAGCGCAAAACTGAGCCGCATCCGCGCCGGGATGGTTTGCTCCCCCAGCCCCGGCATCAGCATCAGAATGGCCCCGATCCGGGCAAACAGCAGCAGGTACACAAAGGCCATGTTGGGCAGCCAGTTGAGCGCGAGAGACACCTCAACCGCCCACGATGATCATGTCGACGACCCGAGACATATAGGCCCCCATCTGCGCGCCCGCGAATGGCAGGGTCAGCAGCATGGTGATGAAGATCGCAATGATCTTGGGCACGAACACCAGGGTCTGCTCCTGGATCTGCGTCAGCGCCTGGAACAACGCGATCACCACGCCCACCAGAAGCCCGACGATCATCATCGGCGCCGAAACAATGATCAGCGTCCAGATCCCATCGGTGGCAATGTCGAGAACTTCAGCGCCGGTCATCGCTCTCTCGGGTCAGCGGCGAATCATGGCTCGCCCAAGCTGATCATAAGCCAGCTCGGTCGCTTCTGCTCAGCTTACCCTTGGTGCCGGCCTAGATCGGCATCCGCATGATTTCTTCATAAGCCGAAATCACCCGGTCACGTACCGCTACCATGCTTTCGATCGCGATTTCCGTCTGCGAGATGGCTGTCACCATGTCCACCGGATTGGCTTTGCCATTGACCATGTCGATGGCCATCTGGTCCGAGGCTCGGCCGGTCTCCACCACGCCCTGGACGCTTTGCGCCAGCATCTGCGCAAAGTCCGGCGCGCCCGCCCCCTTGGCGAGCAGGTCGGTGCCGGGCTTGGCGGCCTGGCTGATCAGGCGCGAAGCATTGCCGTAGGCGGCGGTGGCGGCATTGAACGGGATGGCCATGGGTGAACTTCTTGCTGAAGGGAAAAGAACTAGCCGCGCAGGATGTCGAGCGTGCGCCCGAGCATCTGGCGGGTCACGGAAACGACGTTCAGATTGGCTTCATAGGTGCGCTGGGCCTCGCGCATATCCATGCTTTCGATCAACGGGTCGACATTGGGATATTGCACATAGCCGCTCTCGTCGGCGGCCGGATGGCCTGGCTCATAGCGGCTGTTGAAATCGCTCATGTCATAGGCAAGCTTGCCCACTTCCACGATGCGTGCCCCCGTCTCGTTGTCGAGCCCCACTTCAAAGGTGGGCACTCGCCGACGATAAGGCTCGTCCCCCGGCGCCTTGCCAGCCGAATCGGTGTTGGCAAGGTTTTCCGCGATGACGCGCATCCGCGCGGTCTGGGCATGCAGCCCCGTGGCGGCAATGCGGAGCGAGGCGTTGAAATCCATGAACCCTGATACTCCTAAGCCGATTTGCCGAGCGCGGTGCGAATGATCTTGATGCTCTTCTGGTAGAGCGAGGTGGCTGCCTGGTAATCCATCAGATTGGTGGTCACCTTCATCATCTCGTCTTCCAGCGTCACCCCGTTGCCTTCCGGCGTGATCTCGAAATTGGCCATGCGCTGGGCGCCAAAGCCCCCATTGCTGCTTGAAACGCTGAAATGGGTGGGCTGCGTCGCCGAAGTGACAATGCTGGCGGATGAGCTGGGACCCTGCGCCCCGAATTCGAACTGCGCTAAATCGCGGCCGCGATAGCCCGGCGTTTCCGCATTGGCAACGTTCTCGGCCAATAAGCCTTGACGGGCTTGGTGCCAGCGCATTTTGTCGGTCAAGGCATTAAAGACCGGCAGATCCATCAGGCCCATGGCCAGCAAACCCTTTAGGTGGGAGCGATGGGCAATTCTTGCCGGGTCTATGGTTAACGTCGCGTTAATCTGATTGTCGTCATAGCTCGTGCGGCCTCGTATTCGCTGCGATTGCAGCGTTTACTCGGCAAGAATTACCGCCGGCATAGCGGTTTGGAGGAGAATGATCATGGGTTTCATCACCAGCATACTGGGCGACTCGGGAGCAACGCTCCTTACCGCCCTGTTCGCCCTGGGCGCGGTGCTGGTCCTGATCGTGCTTGCGGTATGGCTGCTCAAGTTCGTGTTTACCGCCACCGGCAAGCCTGCGCGCGCCGGCCGCGGCCCACGTCTGGGTGTGGTGGAAACCCTGCAGCTCGATGGCCGGCGCCAATTGCTCCTCGTTCGCCGCGACAATGTCGAACATCTCGTGCTGACCGGCGGCACCCAGGACCTGCTGCTTGAAGCGGATATCCCGGTTGATGACCTTCCGACGCCGACGCGTCGTCCGGTCCCCGTGGTCCCCTCCCGCCGCACCCGGCCCGCGCCGGCGCCGCAGGCGGCCGCACCGGCAGTTGCTTCCCCCCCGGCGGCACCTGCTCCGGTGGCTCCTGTTGCAGCACCGCCCCCTTCCGCCATCGAGCGTTTGCGCGATTTCGGCCGGGGCACTCAGCCCAAGCCAGTTTCCTTGCGCCACACCGGCCTGCTCAAGCCCGGCAGCAACGGCGACAATCACCCGGCGCATAACCCCGACAATTCGGCTGCGCACCCGCTCGACTCAGCTAAAGAGAACACTGGGGCGAAGAGCAGGGAAAACGCGGAGAGTGTCGGCGGCACCACCAAAGGCGATCGATAACCCGCAGCCAGGCCGGCGGCGGTTGCGCGCCGCTCATCTTCTTCCCCTCGCCAGCATCATCTTGCTGCTGGCGCCAAGCCTGGCATTTGGCCAGGACGTCAACATTGATTTCGGCGACGATGCCAGCCTGACCGAGCGTGCCGTTCAGCTGATCGGCCTCGTCACGATTCTCGCGCTGGCGCCCTCTATCCTCGTCATGGTGACGAGCTTCACCCGCATCGTCGTAGTGCTGTCGCTGCTGCGGACAGCCATTGGCCTGCAAACCGCTCCACCCAATTCGGTGATGGTGTCGCTAGCCCTGTTCCTCACCATCTTTGTCATGCAGCCAACGCTGCAGCAGACCTATGACCTGGGTATTGCTCCCCTCATTGCCGGGGAGATTGAAGCCCCCGAGGCCTTTGAGCTGGGCAGCGCCCCCATCCATGCGTTCATGCGCGCCAATGTGCGCGACAAGGATCTCGAGCTCTTCTACGACCTGACCGAAGCCGAACCTCCTGCTGATCCCGAAGCGATCTCGCTCCAGCTCCTGATCCCCGCCTTCATGATCTCCGAGTTGCGGCGCGCCTTCGAGATCGGCTTTCTGCTTTTCCTGCCCTTTGTCATCATCGACATGGTCGTAGCGTCGGTGCTGATGTCCATGGGCATGATGATGCTGCCGCCCGTGGTGATCTCGCTGCCCTTCAAGCTGATCTTTTTCGTTTTGGTGGACGGTTGGTATCTGGTCGCCGGATCGCTGGTGCGCAGCTTTGTCAGCGGCTAGTGCCTAGTTCGCCGATGCAAGATCCCCATCGGCCTTGCTTGCCGCCAGCGGCGTCAAGGCGCCGTCCTTGCCATAGAATTCACGATAGGACGCAAGAAACGCATTAAGGCCATCGAGACCGGCCACCTCATTGGCCACGCTCTTGAACTCAAGGCTCGAGGCGGTGATCGGCCCGGTGACGAAGTCGAACATCGGCCATTCCGGGGTCTTGACCAGCCGCTCGGCAAACTTCTCGCGCAAGCGCAACAGGCCGCTATTGTCATTGGCCAGCACAAAGCCCACGGCCGCCTTGATCAGGTCCATCCGCGCCGGCTGGCTCAGCGGCTCGCTAACGCCTGCCTGCCCGTACATGGTTTCCAGCAACCCGCTGGCCTGGCTGTAGCGCTTGGCCCGCCATTGGGCATCCACCCGCAACAGGTCGGCATCGCGCCCATCCATGTCGCTCAGCAATTGCAGCGCCAGCTCGTTGCGTCCGCCGTCGATCATCGCCCGAGCTTCGAGCAGCCGTCGCTGCCGCGCCAGCCCGGCCGGCAGGTCCGGTAAGCGTGAGGCGTTGAGCACGCGCAAGGCGTCCTGCGGCCGCCGGTCCGCCAGGTAGATTACCGCCAGGTCAGCGGCCACCTGCGTCTGCGCCACCCCACGGAGGCGGTTCTCCAGCTGATACTGCAACAGCTCGGCGGCCTGGGCTAGAAGATCAACCCCCACCAGCCGGCGCGCCAGCTTGCGGATCATCTCGTCACCGCGCGCGCCCGGCGGCGTCAACTGCGGGAAGTCGTAAAACAATCCCAGCGCATCCACCGGCCCGAGCTTGTCGGCCTGTCCATCCAGGAACAATTCCTCGAATACCTGCTGCGCCCGATCGCCCAGCGCATTGATCGAGGAATCAGCGCCATGCTGGGCCACCGCCT is a genomic window containing:
- the araD1 gene encoding AraD1 family protein; this translates as MNLIQFFDQSGARAVAAVEGDIARRVNTTTSVYELATTALAQGTGLAALVAQRGLGDAVNRHDILAEGRMLAPIDHPDPAHLYITGTGLTHLGSAATRDAMHKGNAAKQAEQLTDSMKMFQMGLEGGKPEGGARGVQPEWFYKGNGTTVVNPGHPIPSPSFARDAGEEPEIAGIYLIDANGQPRRLGFALANEFSDHVTERVNYLYLAHSKLRACAFGPELRVGDLPDHIEGMSRIYRDGAVIWEKPFLSGEANMSHTIANLEYHHFKYGLFRQPGDVHVHMFGTATLSFADNIVTQHNDVFEIEESQFGAPLRNPVRIEDEHPLIIGDLY
- a CDS encoding DUF2237 domain-containing protein yields the protein MNARNFGEGAGERNVLGEPLEPCSTSPLTGFFRSGYCAAGPDGVARHLVCIEASEAFLAYSKGAGNDLSTPRPEWGFPGLKAGDRWCLLAERWAQALEAGQAPRVFMHSTNEAVLDGLSLADLKAHARDLN
- a CDS encoding PAS domain-containing sensor histidine kinase, with the translated sequence MAVTPIRDDNYPEPLVDSGRGGYGLWRVVALGLALVALAVGYAMFGDHVPLDLVMTFVGMLAVVGVFCLFGLAAGLFRFAGNEERRTTSHAIVDSLPFGAVVADRDGRISYVNAHYGSFAGALNNGVPVGVPRLFAGQSDASEAIYRLSRAAKDGRSAVEDIRLIGGLGGSQAESNRAFWYRVGVRPLPVTEGESKPKVIWTVEDITRDRDNNESAFRDLQRAIDYLDHSPAGFFSADARGRIQYLNSTLADWLGYDLAEFNAGQLSLRDVVHGDGATLLMRGRGDGEIRTEIIDIDLVRRNGTTLPVRLLHRAARMADGELGETRTLVLDMTSAPDTEEALRAAEIRFSRFFNDTPFAIATLDSEGRIIRTNAPFGRIFHWSGEEKSLEMQPLIDLIGQGSRDRFARAIADASAHRSAVEPVDALLSAEGEHAVRLYLSGSETLSGSPEQVNVYALDMTDQRKLEAQFAQSQKMQAVGQLAGGVAHDFNNLLTAIIGFSDLLLLKHKPGDPSFSELMQIKQNANRAAGLTRQLLAFSRRQTLRPQVLELPLIVDDLTVLLKRMIGDKNTLGVDHGRNIWPVRADVVQLEQVVINLVVNARDAMPDGGSITIRTSNVSRAEAEAMQFDGMVAADYVLIEVQDTGTGMTQEVLTKIFEPFFTTKELGKGTGLGLSTVYGIIKQTEGYIYPVSTVGVGTTFKIFLPRYVPSEIEATAKVAAAAAPVRDLTGEERILLVEDEESVRAFSARALRATGYEVFEADGGEEALEVLEELEFKIDLMISDVVMPEMDGPTLLKHVRKTMPRLKVIFVSGYAEESVRRDIEDDQSVEFLPKPYSLDQINSKVKEVLQKLDEGQAQ
- the flhB gene encoding flagellar biosynthesis protein FlhB, which encodes MSDEAPEKSSKTEDPSAKKLEDAHKKGDVAKSQEVTTWFMLAGSAAVFALLGPSTSASLMGSLKTLLTNADRYELGGPAFGSFFNGLALALVGTIMVPLLILSFCAVVANLVQHRFLFSAEPITPKLSKISPLAGFKRLFSGEALVNFLKGLVKLGLVGAVLVGVVWPERDRLDTMMTADPLLILQFFQDIGLKVFGATLAVVTLIAMADYVYVRRKWWTRQMMTLQETKDEYKQMEGDPHVKGRIRQLRQERSRKRMMAAVPDATVVVTNPTHFAVALKYDRSMRAPLCVAKGADAVALRIRTLAGEHNVPIVENPPLARALFASVEVDEPIPAEHFKAVAEVIGFVMRLRPSTGWRPTR
- the fliR gene encoding flagellar biosynthetic protein FliR; its protein translation is MSLALNWLPNMAFVYLLLFARIGAILMLMPGLGEQTIPARMRLSFALAFTLVLYPLLAGQMPPLPTGIMGIVPLLFHELAVGLILGAIARITVMATQVAGAIVAFNAGMSMAQTADPTQGGIQGAVFGTFLSFVGVALIFATDLHHVALAATYDSYTLFSPTDPLMWEDAAQLAIRTVSGAFTVGVQMSAPFIVFGLVFNLGAGILARLMPALQVFFVLMPANVMVGLILFALLLTMMMGWYISAFEQHLAMWRG
- the fliQ gene encoding flagellar biosynthesis protein FliQ, which translates into the protein MTGAEVLDIATDGIWTLIIVSAPMMIVGLLVGVVIALFQALTQIQEQTLVFVPKIIAIFITMLLTLPFAGAQMGAYMSRVVDMIIVGG
- the fliE gene encoding flagellar hook-basal body complex protein FliE — protein: MAIPFNAATAAYGNASRLISQAAKPGTDLLAKGAGAPDFAQMLAQSVQGVVETGRASDQMAIDMVNGKANPVDMVTAISQTEIAIESMVAVRDRVISAYEEIMRMPI
- the flgC gene encoding flagellar basal body rod protein FlgC, which encodes MDFNASLRIAATGLHAQTARMRVIAENLANTDSAGKAPGDEPYRRRVPTFEVGLDNETGARIVEVGKLAYDMSDFNSRYEPGHPAADESGYVQYPNVDPLIESMDMREAQRTYEANLNVVSVTRQMLGRTLDILRG
- the flgB gene encoding flagellar basal body rod protein FlgB, with protein sequence MGLMDLPVFNALTDKMRWHQARQGLLAENVANAETPGYRGRDLAQFEFGAQGPSSSASIVTSATQPTHFSVSSSNGGFGAQRMANFEITPEGNGVTLEDEMMKVTTNLMDYQAATSLYQKSIKIIRTALGKSA
- a CDS encoding flagellar biosynthetic protein FliO; the encoded protein is MGFITSILGDSGATLLTALFALGAVLVLIVLAVWLLKFVFTATGKPARAGRGPRLGVVETLQLDGRRQLLLVRRDNVEHLVLTGGTQDLLLEADIPVDDLPTPTRRPVPVVPSRRTRPAPAPQAAAPAVASPPAAPAPVAPVAAPPPSAIERLRDFGRGTQPKPVSLRHTGLLKPGSNGDNHPAHNPDNSAAHPLDSAKENTGAKSRENAESVGGTTKGDR
- the fliP gene encoding flagellar type III secretion system pore protein FliP (The bacterial flagellar biogenesis protein FliP forms a type III secretion system (T3SS)-type pore required for flagellar assembly.), yielding MAPSLAFGQDVNIDFGDDASLTERAVQLIGLVTILALAPSILVMVTSFTRIVVVLSLLRTAIGLQTAPPNSVMVSLALFLTIFVMQPTLQQTYDLGIAPLIAGEIEAPEAFELGSAPIHAFMRANVRDKDLELFYDLTEAEPPADPEAISLQLLIPAFMISELRRAFEIGFLLFLPFVIIDMVVASVLMSMGMMMLPPVVISLPFKLIFFVLVDGWYLVAGSLVRSFVSG